A genomic segment from Nicotiana sylvestris chromosome 1, ASM39365v2, whole genome shotgun sequence encodes:
- the LOC138868218 gene encoding secreted RxLR effector protein 161-like: MSPKDEVEREYMSKVPYANVVGSLMYAMVCTRPDISQAVGVISRYMHNPGKGHWQAMKWILRYIHNTVDVGLVFEQEDNQSVIGYCDSDFAGDLDKRRSTTVPQSFLVGWLALAAAMIRIAAFS; encoded by the exons atgtcgccaaaggaTGAAGTTGAACgggagtatatgtcaaaggtaccatacgcaaatgttgttggtagcttgatgtatgcaatggtctgtacgagacctgacatttcacaagctgttggagttattagcagatatatgcataatccaggaaagggGCATTGGCAAGCtatgaagtggattctacggtatattcataatactgtagatgtcgggttagtttttgagcaggaagataATCAGTCTGtaattggatattgtgactcagattttgcgggtgatctggacaaacgaagatcaactactg TTCCCCAGAGTTTCTTAGTTGGCTGGCTTGCATTGGCTGCAGCAATGATCAGAATAGCTGCTTTTTCATAA
- the LOC104215993 gene encoding probable disease resistance RPP8-like protein 2, which produces MKELEIFFAMERFRRLSDEETTADIGLGEQIQDLTKLLMDNQSILKNAGPNQSNTIEQLITKIDEAACNTEEAVKNHGLRNNSSKIRCLNLPSRLSKSHDPHARIKFELRELYYQVKHALQKLSYLISDLPAELTEKDEWERLDYYSRPDRNSIGLKEDKVQVIEYLMDESEDLKVISLCGSGGVGKTTLAYEIYDHPEIWYKFLHRIWIPVSSTFNPGNILLHIARYFDRKNCTDKSEDQLVDIIFRKLSEGGRFLFVLDDIWSTEVLDELQRILLDDRFSPITNKGHRILLTTRKRQVTEYGFLKPQSVYTVRGLKENHAWELLMEEYRRHNREDKLSAEKENIGREMVKRCEGVPAAIIKLGQELAGKESLDEWNIVHQNLMSFLTDNVLQVLAPSFDDLPDHLKLCFIYLGFWPEDSVIDTEKLYHFWIVEGLVKPQDISVAENYLTELARMSMVHEVEEEEVPSVRRLKFCRISRMMRQLCISKGNQINSSHIVDSRLGSDFSSSSSRNKTRRLFVCLEKLEDSGILAKKERTRNLHSLHILDAHKQQGRTPVRLSGKFDVEELKLLRLLDFDGVDIGWNELSFGLLEGISKLVHLRYLSFKGCILNQLPLAISNLLYLQVLDLRVDDSITEVILPNVLWKMRKMKHLYLPRMFQTYTGDKLRLDGLTELETLENFITRVCNVTDLQTLAELHNLAVKIDGDLTDLQFINEHLKQPSNKQIQLSIDVRNFDCYEDNRHSAIRELLQYQAVRIICIEGHIRELPSKNKISPSLTKLVLIGSELEKDPMEKLSKLPNLRVLVLDDNAFEGTHMVSPPSGFTELKRIEILNLMFLESWTVEINSMPKLCNIRIENCKKLRILHDLKLLTALKKVEITKMPKPFADMLHEITSARIEDITRSQDEAEASSGFANSLITFHAAVDGKW; this is translated from the exons ATGAAGGAGCTCGAAATCTTCTTTGCCATGGAAAGATTTCGTCGGTTGTCCGATGAAGAAACAACAGCAGATATTGGGTTAGGTGAGCAAATCCAGGATTTAACTAAACTGCTTATGGATAACCAGTCAATTCTAAAGAATGCAGGTCCAAATCAAAGCAATACAATAGAGCAGTTAATCACCAAAATTGACGAAGCTGCCTGTAATACAGAGGAAGCCGTTAAAAATCATGGTCTAAGAAATAATTCTAGTAAAATTAGATGTTTGAATTTACCCTCTCGTCTTTCAAAATCTCATGATCCACATGCTAGAATCAAGTTTGAGCTAAGAGAATTGTACTATCAGGTCAAACATGCTCTTCAGAAATTATCTTACCTCATATCGGACTTGCCTGCAGAATTAACAGAGAAAGACGAATGGGAAAGGCTCGATTATTACAGTCGGCCAGATCGTAATTCCATTGGGTTGAAGGAAGATAAAGTTCAGGTTATCGAATATCTAATGGACGAGTCCGAGGACTTAAAAGTCATTTCACTATGTGGATCTGGCGGAGTGGGAAAGACAACTCTTGCTTACGAGATCTATGATCACCCTGAGATTTGGTACAAATTTCTTCATAGAATCTGGATTCCCGTATCTTCCACGTTTAACCCGGGAAACATCCTTCTGCATATTGCTCGCTATTTTGACAGAAAAAATTGTACCGATAAATCAGAAGATCAGCTGGTTGATATAATCTTTAGAAAACTTAGTGAAGGTGGAAGATTCCTGTTTGTTCTAGATGATATATGGTCTACTGAAGTTCTGGATGAACTGCAGCGTATACTCTTAGATGACCGTTTCTCACCAATTACCAACAAGGGTCACAGAATATTGCTTACGACGCGGAAGAGACAAGTTACTGAATATGGTTTTCTGAAGCCACAATCCGTCTACACTGTGCGCGGACTGAAGGAAAACCACGCATGGGAGTTACTTATGGAAGAATACCGGCGACATAATCGAG AAGATAAACTTAGCGCAGAGAAGGAGAATATAGGGAGGGAGATGGTGAAACGCTGTGAAGGGGTCCCAGCGGCGATCATCAAACTCGGTCAAGAGTTGGCAGGTAAAGAAAGCCTGGACGAGTGGAATATAGTGCATCAAAACTTAATGTCATTTCTAACTGACAATGTACTACAAGTTTTAGCTCCAAGTTTTGATGACTTACCAGATCACCTCAAACTATGTTTTATTTACTTGGGCTTTTGGCCAGAAGACTCGGTGATTGACACAGAGAAGTTATATCACTTCTGGATCGTCGAAGGCTTAGTAAAGCCGCAAGATATCAGTGTCGCGGAGAACTATCTAACAGAACTTGCAAGGATGAGTATGGTTCATGAGGTTGAAGAAGAGGAAGTTCCAAGTGTTAGAAGGCTCAAATTTTGCCGCATTTCCAGAATGATGCGACAACTATGTATATCAAAGGGTAACCAGATAAATTCCAGCCACATTGTTGATTCTCGGCTAGGTTCAGATTTCTCTTCATCATCTTCAAGAAACAAAACACGACGATTGTTTGTGTGCCTAGAAAAGCTAGAGGATAGCGGCATTCTGGCCAAGAAAGAGCGCACTAGGAACCTTCAtagcctacatatccttgacgcACACAAGCAGCAAGGTAGGACTCCTGTTCGATTGTCAGGTAAGTTTGATGTCGAAGAGTTAAAGCTGCTTAGACTTCTTGATTTTGATGGGGTTGATATTGGATGGAACGAATTATCATTTGGATTACTGGAAGGTATATCCAAGCTAGTGCACTTGAGATATTTGAGTTTCAAGGGATGTATTTTGAATCAGTTACCATTGGCTATTAGTAATTTGTTATACTTACAAGTACTTGACTTGCGAGTGGATGATTCGATTACTGAGGTGATTCTGCCAAACGTGCTGTGGAAGATGAGAAAAATGAAACATCTATATCTTCCACGTATGTTTCAAACATACACCGGAGACAAATTGCGGTTAGATGGATTGACAGAGCTTGAGACACTAGAGAACTTCATCACAAGGGTTTGCAACGTTACTGATCTGCAGACATTAGCCGAACTTCATAACCTAGCTGTGAAGATTGACGGTGATCTCACTGACCTACAGTTCATCAACGAGCATCTGAAACAACCTTCAAACAAACAGATCCAGTTGTCTATTGATGTCAGAAACTTTGACTGCTATGAAGATAACAGGCATTCTGCTATAAGGGAATTATTGCAATATCAGGCTGTTCGAATCATTTGCATTGAGGGGCATATCCGTGAGCTGCCATCGAAAAACAAAATCTCCCCAAGTTTGACTAAGTTAGTCCTGATTGGCTCTGAACTTGAGAAAGATCCCATGGAGAAGTTATCTAAGCTTCCTAATTTACGAGTTCTAGTCCTCGATGATAACGCTTTTGAAGGGACACATATGGTCAGTCCTCCTTCTGGTTTTACTGAACTCAAACGTATAGAAATATTGAATTTGATGTTTTTGGAGAGTTGGACTGTAGAAATCAATTCTATGCCGAAGCTCTGTAACATAAGAATTGAAAATTGCAAGAAACTGAGGATCCTACATGACTTGAAACTCCTTACTGCTCTCAAAAAGGTAGAGATAACAAAGATGCCTAAACCATTTGCAGATATGCTCCACGAGATCACTTCTGCGAGAATTGAAG ATATAACCAGATCACAAGATGAAGCTGAAGCCTCCTCTGGGTTTGCAAATAGCTTAATAACATTCCATGCTGCTGTCGATGGAAAATGGTGA
- the LOC104215994 gene encoding probable disease resistance RPP8-like protein 2 isoform X1: MKELEISVAVERLSRLSDEETALEIGLSERIEDITKLLQDNRSILKNDDPSQRETIDELITKIDEVSFNIEYAIGNHGLSRNKSRKFSMGCMSCCMQSQDDDPYFRIKCEVRELYDEVKHALEKLSYLPESNEKDDEWKSPDYYYNLPPDRDVVGLTKVKSELLQCLIDESEYLKVISLCGVGGVGKTTLAHEVFQDPGIELEFKYRIWIPVSSKFNTKYILMHILSCIESRRHLADKPQAELADDIIYSIKKGGRFLFVLDDVWSTRVLDELQRLLLSAKKKGSSSSILLTTRKRQVAEYGILKPPFVYTVRRLMKNDAWKLFMEEHRRHNQEDKLSAEKENIGKEMVKRCEGVPLAIIKLGQELAGKESLDEWSIVHQNLMSFLTDNVLQVLAPSFDDLPDHLKLCFIYLGLWPEDSVIDAEKLYHFWIVEGLVKPQDIRVGVTALNVAEQYLTELARMSMVEVEEEDAPSVRRLKFCRVTRMMRQLCISKGNQINFSHRIDSLVGSNSTSSFLRNKTGRLFVCLEKLEDSGILAKKQHTWNLHSLHILDAHKRQAKRPVRLSGKFDVEELRLLRLLDFDGAEIGWDEIAADGRSIIRRSELLEGISKLVRLRYLSFKRCILTQLPAAISNLLCLQVLDLRVDDSITEVILPNVLWKMRKMKHLYLPRMFRTYTGDKLRLDGLTELETLENFITRVCNVTDLQTLTELHNLAVKIDGDLTDLQFINEHLKQPSNKQIQLSIDVRNFDCFVDNRHSVIRELLQYRAIRIFCIEGHIRELPPKNKISPSLTKLVLIGSELEKDPMESLSKLPNLRVLVLDDNAFEGTDMVSPPSGFTELKRLEILNLIFLESWTIQNNSVPKLSSIKIENCPKLRIPDGFKFLTALKKLEIAKMPKSFANMLCGIDGRRDEDTDIVEYVKITFPITDEITRSRDEASSSDVHTA; encoded by the exons ATGAAGGAGCTCGAAATCTCAGTTGCAGTGGAAAGACTTAGCCGGTTGTCCGATGAAGAAACAGCATTGGAAATTGGGTTAAGTGAACGCATCGAGGATATAACTAAACTGTTACAGGATAATCGGTCTATTCTAAAGAACGATGATCCAAGTCAAAGAGAGACAATAGACGAGCTGATCACCAAAATTGACGAAGTTTCATTTAACATAGAGTACGCCATCGGAAATCATGGTCTATCAAGGAATAAGTCCAGAAAATTTAGCATGGGATGTATGTCATGTTGCATGCAAAGCCAAGATGATGATCCATATTTTAGAATCAAGTGTGAGGTAAGAGAACTGTACGACGAGGTCAAACATGCTCTTGAGAAGTTATCTTACTTGCCTGAGTCAAATGAGAAAGACGACGAATGGAAGAGCCCCGATTATTATTACAACCTCCCACCTGATCGCGATGTTGTTGGCCTCACGAAAGTTAAATCTGAGCTACTCCAATGCCTCATCGATGAGTCCGAGTACTTAAAAGTCATTTCACTCTGTGGGGTTGGCGGAGTAGGAAAGACCACTCTAGCACACGAAGTGTTCCAAGATCCAGGGATTGAGTTAGAATTTAAGTATCGAATATGGATCCCTGTTTCTTCCAAGTTTAACACCAAATACATACTTATGCACATTCTTAGCTGCATTGAATCACGTCGTCATTTAGCCGACAAACCACAAGCCGAGTTGGCTGATGATATTATATATTCTATTAAAAAAGGTGGAAGATTCCTGTTTGTTCTAGATGATGTATGGTCGACTCGAGTTTTGGATGAACTGCAGCGTCTACTCTTATCAGCTAAGAAGAAGGGTTCCAGTTCCAGCATATTGCTTACCACACGGAAGAGGCAAGTAGCTGAATACGGTATTCTCAAGCCGCCATTTGTCTACACAGTGCGCCGCCTCATGAAAAACGACGCCTGGAAGTTATTTATGGAAGAACACCGGCGACACAATCAAG AAGATAAACTCAGCGCAGAGAAGGAGAATATAGGGAAGGAGATGGTGAAACGCTGTGAAGGGGTCCCATTGGCGATCATCAAACTCGGTCAAGAGTTGGCAGGTAAAGAAAGCCTGGACGAGTGGAGTATAGTGCATCAAAACTTGATGTCATTTCTAACTGACAATGTACTACAAGTTTTAGCTCCGAGCTTTGATGACTTACCAGATCACCTCAAACTATGCTTTATTTATTTGGGCCTTTGGCCAGAAGACTCAGTGATAGATGCAGAGAAGTTATATCACTTCTGGATCGTCGAAGGCTTAGTAAAGCCGCAAGATATCAGAGTCGGAGTAACAGCGTTAAATGTAGCAGAGCAATATCTAACAGAACTTGCAAGGATGAGTATGGTTGAGGTTGAAGAAGAGGATGCTCCAAGTGTTAGAAGGCTCAAATTTTGCCGCGTTACCAGAATGATGCGACAACTATGTATATCAAAGGGTAACCAGATAAATTTCAGCCACAGGATTGATTCTTTGGTAGGTTCAAATTCCACTTCGTCATTTTTAAGAAACAAAACAGGACGCTTGTTCGTGTGTCTAGAAAAGCTAGAGGATAGCGGCATTCTGGCCAAGAAACAGCACACTTGGAACCTTCATAGCCTACATATCCTTGATGCACACAAGCGGCAAGCCAAGAGACCTGTACGGTTGTCAGGCAAGTTTGATGTTGAGGAGTTAAGGTTGCTTAGACTTCTCGATTTTGATGGGGCTGAAATTGGATGGGACGAAATAGCAGCTGATGGGAGGTCAATTATTAGACGGAGTGAATTACTGGAAGGGATATCCAAGCTAGTTCGCTTGAGGTATCTGAGTTTCAAGAGATGTATTTTGACTCAGTTACCAGCGGCTATTAGTAATTTGCTATGCTTACAAGTACTTGACTTGCGCGTGGATGATTCGATTACTGAGGTGATTCTGCCAAACGTGCTATGGAAGATGAGAAAAATGAAACATCTATATCTTCCACGGATGTTTCGAACATACACTGGAGACAAATTGCGGTTAGATGGCTTGACAGAGCTTGAGACACTAGAGAACTTCATCACAAGGGTGTGCAACGTTACTGATCTGCAGACATTGACCGAACTTCATAACCTAGCTGTGAAGATTGACGGTGATCTCACTGACCTACAGTTCATCAACGAGCATCTGAAACAACCTTCCAACAAACAGATCCAGTTGTCTATTGATGTCAGAAACTTTGACTGCTTTGTAGATAACAGGCATTCTGTTATCAGGGAACTATTACAGTATCGAGCTATCCGAATTTTTTGCATTGAGGGGCATATCCGCGAGCTGCCACCAAAAAACAAAATCTCCCCAAGTTTGACTAAGTTAGTCCTGATTGGCTCTGAACTTGAGAAAGATCCTATGGAAAGTTTATCTAAGCTTCCCAATTTACGGGTTCTAGTCCTCGATGATAATGCTTTTGAAGGGACGGACATGGTCAGTCCTCCTTCTGGTTTTACTGAACTCAAACGTTTAGAAATCTTGAATTTGATATTTTTGGAGAGTTGGACTATACAAAACAATTCTGTGCCCAAGCTTTCTAgcataaaaattgaaaattgcCCGAAATTGAGGATCCCAGATGGCTTCAAGTTCCTCACTGCTCTCAAAAAATTGGAGATTGCAAAGATGCCTAAATCATTTGCAAATATGCTCTGCGGGATAGATGGAAGACGAGACGAAGACACAGACATAGTAGAGTATGTGAAGATCACTTTTCCGATAACTGATG
- the LOC104215994 gene encoding probable disease resistance RPP8-like protein 2 isoform X2: MKELEISVAVERLSRLSDEETALEIGLSERIEDITKLLQDNRSILKNDDPSQRETIDELITKIDEVSFNIEYAIGNHGLSRNKSRKFSMGCMSCCMQSQDDDPYFRIKCEVRELYDEVKHALEKLSYLPESNEKDDEWKSPDYYYNLPPDRDVVGLTKVKSELLQCLIDESEYLKVISLCGVGGVGKTTLAHEVFQDPGIELEFKYRIWIPVSSKFNTKYILMHILSCIESRRHLADKPQAELADDIIYSIKKGGRFLFVLDDVWSTRVLDELQRLLLSAKKKGSSSSILLTTRKRQVAEYGILKPPFVYTVRRLMKNDAWKLFMEEHRRHNQDKLSAEKENIGKEMVKRCEGVPLAIIKLGQELAGKESLDEWSIVHQNLMSFLTDNVLQVLAPSFDDLPDHLKLCFIYLGLWPEDSVIDAEKLYHFWIVEGLVKPQDIRVGVTALNVAEQYLTELARMSMVEVEEEDAPSVRRLKFCRVTRMMRQLCISKGNQINFSHRIDSLVGSNSTSSFLRNKTGRLFVCLEKLEDSGILAKKQHTWNLHSLHILDAHKRQAKRPVRLSGKFDVEELRLLRLLDFDGAEIGWDEIAADGRSIIRRSELLEGISKLVRLRYLSFKRCILTQLPAAISNLLCLQVLDLRVDDSITEVILPNVLWKMRKMKHLYLPRMFRTYTGDKLRLDGLTELETLENFITRVCNVTDLQTLTELHNLAVKIDGDLTDLQFINEHLKQPSNKQIQLSIDVRNFDCFVDNRHSVIRELLQYRAIRIFCIEGHIRELPPKNKISPSLTKLVLIGSELEKDPMESLSKLPNLRVLVLDDNAFEGTDMVSPPSGFTELKRLEILNLIFLESWTIQNNSVPKLSSIKIENCPKLRIPDGFKFLTALKKLEIAKMPKSFANMLCGIDGRRDEDTDIVEYVKITFPITDEITRSRDEASSSDVHTA, from the exons ATGAAGGAGCTCGAAATCTCAGTTGCAGTGGAAAGACTTAGCCGGTTGTCCGATGAAGAAACAGCATTGGAAATTGGGTTAAGTGAACGCATCGAGGATATAACTAAACTGTTACAGGATAATCGGTCTATTCTAAAGAACGATGATCCAAGTCAAAGAGAGACAATAGACGAGCTGATCACCAAAATTGACGAAGTTTCATTTAACATAGAGTACGCCATCGGAAATCATGGTCTATCAAGGAATAAGTCCAGAAAATTTAGCATGGGATGTATGTCATGTTGCATGCAAAGCCAAGATGATGATCCATATTTTAGAATCAAGTGTGAGGTAAGAGAACTGTACGACGAGGTCAAACATGCTCTTGAGAAGTTATCTTACTTGCCTGAGTCAAATGAGAAAGACGACGAATGGAAGAGCCCCGATTATTATTACAACCTCCCACCTGATCGCGATGTTGTTGGCCTCACGAAAGTTAAATCTGAGCTACTCCAATGCCTCATCGATGAGTCCGAGTACTTAAAAGTCATTTCACTCTGTGGGGTTGGCGGAGTAGGAAAGACCACTCTAGCACACGAAGTGTTCCAAGATCCAGGGATTGAGTTAGAATTTAAGTATCGAATATGGATCCCTGTTTCTTCCAAGTTTAACACCAAATACATACTTATGCACATTCTTAGCTGCATTGAATCACGTCGTCATTTAGCCGACAAACCACAAGCCGAGTTGGCTGATGATATTATATATTCTATTAAAAAAGGTGGAAGATTCCTGTTTGTTCTAGATGATGTATGGTCGACTCGAGTTTTGGATGAACTGCAGCGTCTACTCTTATCAGCTAAGAAGAAGGGTTCCAGTTCCAGCATATTGCTTACCACACGGAAGAGGCAAGTAGCTGAATACGGTATTCTCAAGCCGCCATTTGTCTACACAGTGCGCCGCCTCATGAAAAACGACGCCTGGAAGTTATTTATGGAAGAACACCGGCGACACAATCAAG ATAAACTCAGCGCAGAGAAGGAGAATATAGGGAAGGAGATGGTGAAACGCTGTGAAGGGGTCCCATTGGCGATCATCAAACTCGGTCAAGAGTTGGCAGGTAAAGAAAGCCTGGACGAGTGGAGTATAGTGCATCAAAACTTGATGTCATTTCTAACTGACAATGTACTACAAGTTTTAGCTCCGAGCTTTGATGACTTACCAGATCACCTCAAACTATGCTTTATTTATTTGGGCCTTTGGCCAGAAGACTCAGTGATAGATGCAGAGAAGTTATATCACTTCTGGATCGTCGAAGGCTTAGTAAAGCCGCAAGATATCAGAGTCGGAGTAACAGCGTTAAATGTAGCAGAGCAATATCTAACAGAACTTGCAAGGATGAGTATGGTTGAGGTTGAAGAAGAGGATGCTCCAAGTGTTAGAAGGCTCAAATTTTGCCGCGTTACCAGAATGATGCGACAACTATGTATATCAAAGGGTAACCAGATAAATTTCAGCCACAGGATTGATTCTTTGGTAGGTTCAAATTCCACTTCGTCATTTTTAAGAAACAAAACAGGACGCTTGTTCGTGTGTCTAGAAAAGCTAGAGGATAGCGGCATTCTGGCCAAGAAACAGCACACTTGGAACCTTCATAGCCTACATATCCTTGATGCACACAAGCGGCAAGCCAAGAGACCTGTACGGTTGTCAGGCAAGTTTGATGTTGAGGAGTTAAGGTTGCTTAGACTTCTCGATTTTGATGGGGCTGAAATTGGATGGGACGAAATAGCAGCTGATGGGAGGTCAATTATTAGACGGAGTGAATTACTGGAAGGGATATCCAAGCTAGTTCGCTTGAGGTATCTGAGTTTCAAGAGATGTATTTTGACTCAGTTACCAGCGGCTATTAGTAATTTGCTATGCTTACAAGTACTTGACTTGCGCGTGGATGATTCGATTACTGAGGTGATTCTGCCAAACGTGCTATGGAAGATGAGAAAAATGAAACATCTATATCTTCCACGGATGTTTCGAACATACACTGGAGACAAATTGCGGTTAGATGGCTTGACAGAGCTTGAGACACTAGAGAACTTCATCACAAGGGTGTGCAACGTTACTGATCTGCAGACATTGACCGAACTTCATAACCTAGCTGTGAAGATTGACGGTGATCTCACTGACCTACAGTTCATCAACGAGCATCTGAAACAACCTTCCAACAAACAGATCCAGTTGTCTATTGATGTCAGAAACTTTGACTGCTTTGTAGATAACAGGCATTCTGTTATCAGGGAACTATTACAGTATCGAGCTATCCGAATTTTTTGCATTGAGGGGCATATCCGCGAGCTGCCACCAAAAAACAAAATCTCCCCAAGTTTGACTAAGTTAGTCCTGATTGGCTCTGAACTTGAGAAAGATCCTATGGAAAGTTTATCTAAGCTTCCCAATTTACGGGTTCTAGTCCTCGATGATAATGCTTTTGAAGGGACGGACATGGTCAGTCCTCCTTCTGGTTTTACTGAACTCAAACGTTTAGAAATCTTGAATTTGATATTTTTGGAGAGTTGGACTATACAAAACAATTCTGTGCCCAAGCTTTCTAgcataaaaattgaaaattgcCCGAAATTGAGGATCCCAGATGGCTTCAAGTTCCTCACTGCTCTCAAAAAATTGGAGATTGCAAAGATGCCTAAATCATTTGCAAATATGCTCTGCGGGATAGATGGAAGACGAGACGAAGACACAGACATAGTAGAGTATGTGAAGATCACTTTTCCGATAACTGATG
- the LOC104215995 gene encoding uncharacterized protein, with protein sequence MPLNVQQQDKPTQFGGTKKLLRRRICKHTAEPAPLIRFGPLYGPDTDDFRAVKEKLWQHILRSPAGNEEKNKALYISSIRSIEKEARNIYDSTDRSFAEMTGHEFRTMMIQDSCFFIQLSLFFLGIHNHLTDHEFFREISRNRVKKRKCIASMFHVGNQIPLLVLKQIINQDYFQKIIANGSYEQPESDLAKMVFYEFVLLLGLKRIPIWAWELQHQPCDILHGLHLRLLGPENNINKDKSEDDSDDELDLEAGNSGTDSLLVLTNTSNNQTCRCSTEQKREFKSASELNQAGIKFEMVERRGIKGINFKRWFYPFDPRLSLPPFFVDAHTKLLFQSLRNYEAAQKFDENQRELTSYLRFMHELIQTSEDARVLHLHGIIQGSWKHTEKVARILKEVAGEEEISCPKLRLAKFQVNYFDRPPWVNTISQYFTLIFVLTFLQTFYTMYAYHKPNS encoded by the coding sequence ATGCCGTTGAATGTGCAGCAGCAGGACAAACCAACTCAGTTTGGTGGCACAAAGAAGCTTTTACGCCGCAGGATATGCAAACATACCGCGGAGCCGGCTCCTTTGATCAGATTTGGCCCATTATATGGTCCAGACACGGACGATTTTCGAGCCGTGAAGGAAAAACTATGGCAGCATATTTTACGATCCCCTGCcggaaatgaagaaaagaacaaGGCTTTATACATATCTTCAATCAGATCAATCGAAAAAGAAGCAAGAAATATTTATGACTCAACCGACAGAAGTTTTGCCGAAATGACAGGACATGAGTTCAGGACGATGATGATACAAGATAGTTGTTTTTTCATCCAACTGTCCTTGTTTTTCCTTGGTATCCACAACCATCTTACGGATCACGAATTCTTCAGAGAAATTTCACGCAACAGAGTCAAGAAACGTAAATGCATTGCGTCTATGTTTCATGTTGGCAACCAAATCCCCCTGCTGGTTCTCAAACAAATCATAAATCAAGACTATTTCCAAAAGATCATAGCAAATGGCAGCTACGAGCAACCCGAGTCCGATCTAGCTAAGATGGTCTTTTACGAGTTTGTACTATTGCTGGGGTTGAAGAGAATCCCTATTTGGGCGTGGGAATTGCAGCATCAACCTTGTGATATTCTCCACGGACTGCACCTGCGACTTCTTGGACCAGAGAACAATATTAATAAAGACAAAAGCGAAGATGATTCAGATGATGAACTTGATTTGGAAGCCGGCAACAGCGGAACTGATTCATTACTCGTGTTGACCAACACGAGTAATAATCAGACCTGTCGGTGTTCAACTGAACAGAAAAGAGAGTTTAAAAGTGCTTCAGAGTTGAACCAAGCAGGCATAAAATTCGAGATGGTAGAGCGAAGAGGAATCAAAGGTATTAATTTCAAAAGATGGTTTTATCCATTCGATCCTCGTCTATCCTTGCCTCCATTCTTTGTTGATGCGCATACTAAACTACTATTTCAATCTCTGAGAAATTATGAGGCTGCTCAAAAATTTGATGAGAATCAACGAGAGTTAACGTCGTATTTAAGATTCATGCATGAGCTGATTCAAACATCTGAAGATGCCAGAGTCCTTCATTTGCATGGAATTATACAAGGAAGTTGGAAACATACAGAAAAAGTAGCAAGAATTCTTAAGGAAGTTGCTGGTGAAGAGGAGATCAGTTGTCCAAAACTCCGACTTGCAAAATTCCAAGTCAATTATTTTGATCGTCCGCCATGGGTCAATACAATTTCACAATACTTTACATTAATTTTCGTCCTCACATTCCTCCAAACATTTTACACTATGTACGCGTACCACAAACCAAATTCATAA